A section of the Leptospira kobayashii genome encodes:
- a CDS encoding L-threonylcarbamoyladenylate synthase, translated as MKPTAVLSDDPILLGKIIERGGVVVFPTETVYGIGASSLNFDACRRIYWIKNRPVDNPLIAHFASIDQIRRYCVLSKESLLLFETFSPGPLTLVLEKQNDSIFPPDRKTIAVRIPSHPAARKLIEASGVPISAPSANLSGKPSFTRREDVIECFQNLVDGILIADDPEIGIESTVVDMTKPNPVLLRPGKISEIDLRSVIPRLVLPSSEILSSDKLKDQVELVPESPGMKYRHYSPEAKVVLLNKEEFADLVSRNQPANISGLESVFSRKKIGFIGFGFSPIHKWDRILSTNEDYMKELYSFFVDADKLNLDICYCEIPKDGPDQYALMNRLEKARNK; from the coding sequence ATGAAACCCACTGCCGTTCTTTCCGATGATCCGATCCTTTTGGGAAAAATCATTGAAAGAGGGGGAGTGGTCGTTTTTCCCACCGAAACCGTCTATGGAATCGGTGCTTCCAGTTTGAATTTTGACGCCTGCCGTCGCATCTACTGGATCAAAAACCGCCCCGTTGACAATCCTCTCATTGCTCATTTTGCAAGTATAGACCAGATTCGTAGATATTGCGTCCTTTCCAAAGAGTCGCTCCTTCTCTTCGAAACTTTTTCTCCGGGCCCTCTCACACTTGTTTTGGAGAAACAAAACGATTCCATCTTTCCTCCTGATCGCAAAACAATTGCTGTGCGAATCCCTTCCCATCCTGCTGCAAGGAAATTGATCGAAGCATCGGGTGTTCCTATCTCCGCGCCTTCGGCGAATCTATCGGGAAAACCTTCCTTTACCCGAAGGGAAGATGTCATCGAATGTTTTCAAAATCTTGTGGATGGAATCTTAATTGCGGACGATCCCGAGATAGGAATCGAATCCACAGTAGTGGATATGACAAAACCGAATCCTGTTTTGCTTCGCCCCGGTAAAATTTCGGAAATCGATTTGCGAAGTGTTATTCCGCGTTTGGTGTTACCTTCTTCGGAGATTCTTTCTTCGGATAAACTCAAAGACCAGGTGGAACTCGTTCCGGAAAGTCCCGGAATGAAATACAGGCATTATTCTCCCGAGGCAAAAGTAGTTTTGCTAAATAAAGAAGAATTTGCGGATCTGGTTTCCAGAAACCAACCGGCAAACATAAGCGGTTTGGAATCTGTTTTTTCCCGGAAAAAAATCGGATTTATCGGTTTCGGTTTTTCTCCGATTCATAAATGGGATAGAATCCTTTCGACAAACGAAGATTATATGAAAGAACTTTATTCCTTTTTTGTGGATGCTGACAAATTGAATTTGGATATCTGTTATTGTGAAATCCCAAAAGACGGTCCGGATCAATATGCACTTATGAACCGTCTGGAGAAGGCGAGAAACAAATAG
- a CDS encoding glycosyl hydrolase family 18 protein, which translates to MQSEPTSEPKRKSTSFSPKAKYTFLFASWVFLSAFSFYLGMNLMAKEGGISLSLKNQSPFGKSEEVAQNSVETSSEGNESSESNSTEIKEEKPTSVLEEITKEEVPPDFSIDENVSFRASAWSTDWSAMRKTVHLYNEIHPFIYTMRGGLSNNGELISSWSQTARKERVAELRQLNPKVKIIPTIFRWENPKEKIQENIGMGGRTDIRDKHIQIIVNEIETYGYDGIDIDYEGMSCDKKEKFEDFFVLLAREVHKKGKLLSVAVHPKTPSDKKKDLNCKGLSKPIQLDFRENWRGPTTHDYAFLAKHADRVKIMAYELHPRKYHNPGPGPQAPNVWLKDIITYAKKRVPTSKLYMAIPTYGYDWALNCKSSAKAIYHSDAQRIRSGAHKKHQPTDINQILTSENKMGSWRNLSKFADIHKNRAYEDPSLWYTSGGCDRVAFYMNRKAFEEKMTLLRKYDLGGFSFWQLVTDNDPEINEYLSLLVQGKLPAVEKISDKELDDSSKKVVAEEKQIKLTKIKEKTIKKTAVN; encoded by the coding sequence ATGCAATCAGAACCAACGTCCGAACCAAAACGAAAATCGACCTCTTTTTCCCCGAAAGCGAAATATACATTTTTATTTGCCTCTTGGGTATTTTTATCCGCGTTCTCCTTTTACTTGGGAATGAACCTGATGGCAAAGGAAGGGGGAATTTCCCTTTCTTTAAAAAACCAATCTCCCTTTGGAAAATCCGAAGAAGTTGCACAAAACTCCGTTGAAACCTCATCCGAGGGAAATGAGTCTTCCGAATCCAATTCTACGGAAATAAAGGAAGAAAAACCGACTTCCGTTTTGGAAGAAATTACAAAGGAAGAAGTTCCTCCCGATTTCTCCATAGATGAAAATGTATCTTTTCGTGCATCCGCCTGGTCGACCGATTGGAGCGCAATGCGGAAGACGGTTCATCTTTATAATGAAATCCATCCGTTTATCTATACGATGCGTGGCGGACTTTCCAATAACGGTGAATTGATTTCTTCCTGGTCACAGACTGCCAGAAAAGAAAGAGTCGCAGAACTACGCCAACTCAATCCGAAAGTAAAAATCATTCCTACTATTTTCCGTTGGGAAAACCCGAAAGAAAAGATCCAGGAAAATATCGGAATGGGCGGAAGAACAGATATTCGTGACAAACACATTCAGATCATCGTGAATGAGATTGAAACTTACGGTTACGATGGAATCGATATTGATTACGAAGGAATGAGCTGCGATAAAAAGGAAAAGTTCGAAGATTTTTTCGTACTACTTGCACGCGAAGTTCATAAAAAAGGAAAACTTCTTTCCGTTGCGGTTCACCCGAAAACTCCTTCCGATAAGAAAAAAGATCTCAATTGCAAGGGACTCTCCAAGCCGATTCAATTGGACTTCCGTGAAAATTGGAGAGGACCGACAACTCATGATTATGCGTTCCTTGCCAAACATGCGGATCGTGTCAAAATCATGGCTTATGAACTACATCCCAGAAAATACCACAACCCCGGCCCCGGACCGCAAGCTCCGAATGTTTGGTTGAAAGACATCATCACTTACGCTAAAAAAAGAGTTCCTACATCCAAACTTTATATGGCGATTCCTACTTACGGATATGATTGGGCATTGAATTGCAAATCTTCCGCCAAAGCAATTTACCATTCGGATGCTCAGAGAATCCGAAGCGGAGCTCATAAAAAACACCAACCGACGGATATCAATCAGATTCTTACATCCGAAAACAAAATGGGGTCTTGGCGCAACTTATCGAAGTTTGCCGACATTCACAAAAACCGCGCTTACGAAGATCCTTCTCTCTGGTATACTAGCGGTGGATGCGATCGTGTTGCTTTTTATATGAACAGAAAAGCGTTCGAAGAAAAAATGACCTTGCTCCGCAAATATGATCTGGGAGGATTTTCTTTCTGGCAATTGGTAACGGACAATGATCCTGAAATCAACGAATACCTGAGCTTACTTGTTCAAGGCAAACTTCCCGCCGTGGAGAAAATATCTGACAAAGAATTGGATGATTCTTCCAAAAAAGTCGTTGCGGAAGAAAAACAAATCAAACTAACAAAGATTAAAGAAAAAACGATTAAAAAAACAGCCGTGAATTAA
- a CDS encoding S49 family peptidase → MVRKFQGKETTLTRLDFLTGLRSLGKVPYLKTLKIYLPPMDWSLSEFWEVKEELNRLKSGGVSIQGYAKEGGLGTLLLLSACSERYAGKDSEFHIQLPSAETAFYGDFLKAWGIEVEAFASGPFKSFAESFTRNGFSKDARKNTEDLILNLQNILLTSLSLDGKLKKELFYKPIQTAEGFRSIGFIDSILTEKEFLPDDEPRLNETIGYHFHKLRSFSLLPKKAKLIAVVPLEGGIVGGDYSKKEREIGKISAYSTIALLRELKEDKSVSCVVLEISSPGGSAFHSELIHQEILNLKESKPVLAYFKDVAASGGYYIASAAESITASEVCITGSIGAVMVRANLKKLYNRAKVKKESVGFYPYRDILSEYTPLGKESVRYLQEEIKRIESQFYARVIEGRKIEPEKMKTLGGGRVYLPNVENKIVDKLGGILDVLESIKDKFPKTRFAVSYELPEYDFRSELPSFGGLHLKQMLGEITGMEIFLQNGWMNRDLYLSSVRIRWKNR, encoded by the coding sequence TTGGTCCGCAAATTTCAAGGAAAAGAAACAACTCTTACCCGATTGGATTTTTTAACCGGTTTGCGCTCCCTAGGCAAAGTTCCCTACCTGAAAACCCTGAAGATTTATCTACCTCCTATGGATTGGAGCCTTTCCGAATTTTGGGAAGTGAAAGAAGAGCTGAATCGTCTGAAATCAGGAGGAGTCTCTATTCAAGGTTATGCGAAGGAGGGAGGACTAGGAACACTACTTCTTCTTTCCGCCTGTTCCGAACGATATGCCGGAAAAGATTCCGAATTTCACATCCAGTTGCCTTCCGCAGAAACCGCATTTTACGGTGATTTTTTAAAGGCATGGGGTATTGAAGTGGAAGCATTTGCAAGCGGTCCTTTCAAATCTTTCGCGGAAAGCTTCACCCGAAACGGTTTCTCCAAAGACGCACGTAAAAACACGGAAGATCTGATTTTAAACCTGCAAAACATTCTACTAACAAGCCTTAGTTTAGACGGGAAGCTGAAAAAAGAACTATTTTACAAACCGATTCAAACTGCGGAAGGATTCAGATCGATCGGATTTATAGATTCCATTCTGACGGAAAAAGAATTTCTACCCGACGACGAACCCAGATTAAACGAAACTATAGGTTATCATTTTCATAAACTACGCAGTTTTTCACTGCTTCCCAAAAAAGCAAAACTCATCGCAGTCGTACCTTTGGAAGGAGGAATTGTGGGGGGAGATTATTCCAAGAAAGAAAGAGAGATAGGAAAAATATCCGCTTATTCAACGATTGCCCTATTACGGGAGTTAAAGGAAGACAAATCGGTATCTTGCGTTGTTTTGGAAATCAGTTCTCCCGGTGGTTCCGCATTTCATTCGGAACTCATTCACCAGGAAATTCTCAATCTGAAAGAATCAAAACCTGTATTAGCCTACTTCAAAGATGTTGCCGCTTCAGGCGGTTATTATATCGCAAGTGCTGCGGAATCCATTACCGCTTCCGAGGTATGCATTACAGGTTCCATCGGTGCAGTGATGGTGCGTGCCAACTTGAAGAAATTATACAACAGAGCCAAAGTGAAAAAGGAATCTGTAGGTTTTTATCCGTATAGAGACATTCTTTCGGAATATACCCCTCTCGGAAAAGAGTCGGTTCGTTATCTGCAAGAAGAAATCAAAAGAATCGAATCTCAGTTTTATGCAAGAGTGATCGAAGGAAGAAAAATAGAACCGGAAAAAATGAAAACCCTCGGAGGCGGAAGAGTCTATCTACCGAATGTTGAAAACAAAATAGTAGATAAGTTAGGTGGTATTCTGGATGTTTTGGAATCCATCAAGGATAAGTTTCCCAAAACAAGATTTGCCGTTTCCTACGAACTTCCCGAATACGATTTCAGATCGGAACTTCCTTCTTTCGGTGGTTTGCATCTGAAACAAATGCTTGGAGAAATAACCGGGATGGAGATTTTTTTGCAGAACGGATGGATGAATCGGGATCTGTATCTCTCTTCCGTTCGGATACGTTGGAAAAACCGTTAA
- a CDS encoding queuosine precursor transporter, giving the protein MPYLSNKPVVLYVLLLSLFLTFLLMAELTGSKLFTAFGFTMTMGVIPFPVTFIITDLLNEYFGRKVVRTTTIIGMVMISLAYVLIVVDMQIPANPDSPISDSAFNTVFANSGLVIIGSVVAYLIGQFIDIQVFHFLRKKTKGKHIWLRATGSTILSQLIDSYVVIFIALGKYHAVSKLVSISNTNFLYKLGVAILITPLLYLVHMYIDRYLGENLKKELTSAAMEETGKENTIQPA; this is encoded by the coding sequence ATGCCCTATTTAAGCAATAAACCGGTTGTACTGTATGTGTTATTATTAAGTCTTTTTCTTACCTTCCTACTTATGGCGGAATTAACAGGAAGTAAATTATTTACCGCATTCGGATTCACTATGACGATGGGTGTGATTCCTTTTCCCGTTACGTTTATCATTACCGATTTATTAAATGAATACTTCGGAAGAAAAGTAGTAAGAACGACTACCATCATAGGTATGGTGATGATCAGTTTGGCTTATGTTTTAATCGTTGTGGACATGCAAATTCCCGCAAACCCGGACTCTCCCATCAGTGATTCTGCATTCAATACCGTCTTTGCCAATTCGGGACTAGTCATCATCGGTTCGGTTGTGGCTTACCTGATCGGTCAATTTATTGATATACAGGTATTTCATTTTTTACGCAAAAAAACCAAAGGCAAACATATCTGGCTTCGTGCCACAGGTTCCACAATTTTATCACAATTGATCGATTCTTATGTTGTTATCTTTATCGCACTCGGAAAATACCATGCGGTTTCAAAACTGGTTTCCATTTCCAACACAAACTTCTTATACAAGTTAGGTGTTGCCATTCTGATCACTCCTTTGCTTTACCTGGTTCATATGTACATTGACCGTTATTTGGGAGAAAACCTGAAAAAAGAACTAACCAGTGCAGCCATGGAAGAAACCGGAAAGGAAAATACGATTCAACCTGCCTAA
- a CDS encoding glycerophosphodiester phosphodiesterase, giving the protein MKHIPRKKELKELLRTGIANMGHRGARGLFPENTFVSFRKSYPFTKYFELDTMLCGSGELVVIHDETIDRTTNGKGKVSNLSLAEIQKYDAGSFFSKEFAGERISTLQELIENMPNDTVFDIEVKSEGLEEERIRLAEALVPLIRNLNIKNRIFISSFDSHLLEKVKLKDPGLLRGQLLDKEWDESLWELSEPDLILPHHSSVNVEWVANLSKKDLIVIPYTVNEEKDWIRLIDAGVSGIITDRPDLLKVFLESRKN; this is encoded by the coding sequence ATGAAACATATACCCAGAAAAAAGGAACTGAAAGAACTACTCCGTACCGGAATTGCCAATATGGGGCACAGAGGCGCCCGAGGGCTTTTTCCGGAAAACACATTCGTCTCCTTTAGAAAGTCTTATCCTTTCACAAAATACTTCGAACTCGACACTATGTTATGCGGCTCCGGGGAACTTGTGGTCATCCACGACGAAACGATAGACCGTACAACCAACGGAAAGGGAAAAGTATCGAATTTGAGTTTGGCAGAAATTCAAAAATACGATGCAGGTTCTTTTTTTTCCAAAGAATTTGCAGGAGAACGGATCTCCACATTACAAGAATTAATCGAAAATATGCCGAATGATACAGTCTTTGATATTGAAGTGAAATCCGAAGGATTGGAAGAAGAAAGAATTCGTCTTGCAGAGGCACTTGTTCCTTTGATTCGAAATTTAAATATCAAAAATAGAATTTTTATCTCTTCTTTCGATTCCCATCTTTTGGAGAAAGTAAAATTAAAAGATCCGGGTTTGTTACGGGGACAACTTCTGGACAAAGAATGGGACGAATCCCTTTGGGAACTTTCCGAACCTGATCTGATTTTACCTCACCATAGTTCCGTTAACGTGGAATGGGTAGCAAATCTATCGAAAAAGGATCTGATAGTAATTCCATATACTGTGAATGAAGAAAAGGATTGGATACGTTTGATCGATGCGGGTGTATCAGGAATCATTACAGACCGTCCGGATCTTTTGAAGGTATTTTTAGAATCCCGAAAAAATTAA